The Nitrospira tepida genome includes a window with the following:
- a CDS encoding DUF6279 family lipoprotein, giving the protein MGFRYLKRWIVACVVAVTAGCAAIPFAYRHADSLIAWQADHYFNLTSEQRSELITRLKSVLSRHRREALPEYERFLAEVRSRVERGLTGDDIDWFYEVLERMRADLMERVVADGSPLLVSMAPSQVGHLESVLLRENEKAARLAEGPVEDRIRKRGEQTVELVQDWTGSLSKEQRSQIRAWSRVLPDSEPLWFRYRKEQQQRWLALLRRPLTSATATGEWREVLIHQLHTAPAWYRDAVLDWRAGVKTLALRIDRILTPRQRDHVSHRLQELIEQIRALETETHS; this is encoded by the coding sequence GTGGGATTTCGTTATCTAAAACGATGGATCGTCGCCTGCGTTGTGGCAGTCACGGCCGGTTGCGCGGCGATTCCCTTTGCCTATCGCCATGCAGATTCCCTGATTGCTTGGCAGGCCGATCACTATTTCAACCTGACCTCCGAGCAACGATCGGAACTCATTACCCGCCTCAAGTCGGTTCTGTCTCGTCATCGCCGAGAGGCCTTGCCGGAGTACGAACGTTTCCTGGCCGAGGTCAGAAGCAGGGTGGAACGGGGATTGACCGGCGACGATATTGACTGGTTCTACGAGGTGCTCGAACGGATGCGGGCCGACCTCATGGAACGGGTGGTGGCCGATGGCAGCCCGTTGCTGGTTTCGATGGCGCCTTCGCAAGTGGGGCATCTGGAGTCGGTCTTATTGCGTGAGAACGAGAAGGCCGCCCGTCTGGCCGAAGGGCCGGTGGAGGATCGCATTCGGAAGCGAGGTGAGCAGACCGTTGAGCTTGTACAGGACTGGACGGGGTCCCTGTCCAAGGAGCAACGGTCGCAGATTCGCGCCTGGAGCCGCGTATTACCCGACAGTGAGCCCCTGTGGTTTCGCTATCGGAAAGAACAACAACAGAGATGGCTTGCGCTGTTGCGCCGCCCCCTCACGTCCGCGACGGCAACCGGAGAGTGGCGGGAGGTCCTGATCCACCAGCTTCACACGGCTCCCGCCTGGTATCGTGACGCCGTTCTCGACTGGCGCGCCGGCGTCAAGACCCTGGCTCTTCGGATCGATAGGATCTTGACGCCACGCCAACGGGACCATGTGTCGCACCGCCTCCAAGAACTGATCGAGCAGATCCGTGCCCTCGAGACGGAGACTCACTCGTAA
- a CDS encoding glutaredoxin family protein, with protein MPNITLLVSPSCGACPSAKSLWKELRVKYSFSYREVDITTPDGQELAERHAIRAVPATIIDGRLTFIGVPSRQSAEKALEQKIKQRQG; from the coding sequence ATGCCGAACATTACCCTATTGGTCTCTCCCTCCTGCGGCGCGTGCCCCTCGGCCAAGAGCCTCTGGAAGGAATTGCGGGTGAAATACAGCTTCAGCTACCGCGAGGTGGACATCACCACCCCGGACGGACAGGAGCTGGCCGAACGCCATGCCATCCGGGCCGTGCCGGCCACGATCATTGACGGGCGGCTGACCTTTATCGGAGTGCCCAGCCGGCAAAGCGCTGAAAAGGCGCTGGAACAGAAAATCAAACAGCGCCAGGGCTGA